Proteins co-encoded in one Eriocheir sinensis breed Jianghai 21 chromosome 5, ASM2467909v1, whole genome shotgun sequence genomic window:
- the LOC126985584 gene encoding 26S proteasome regulatory subunit 6B-like, whose amino-acid sequence MEEIGITAASEKVEEIAEVKGPVVGGLTVVNDESTRDDYNMYKRLLQNLEYLRVQEDYIKDELHNLKKEYRHAQEEVKRIQSVPLVIGQFLEAVDQNTGIVGSTTGSNYYVRILSTIDRELLKPSASVALHKHSNALVDVLPPEADSSISMLQADEKPDVAYSDIGGLDMQKQEIKEAVELPLTHFDLYKQIGIDPPRGVLMFGPPGCGKTMLAKAVAHHTTASFIRVVGSEFVQKYLGEGPRMVRDVFRLARENAPAIIFIDEIDAIATKRFDAQTGADREVQRILLELLNQMDGFDQTTNVKVIMATNRADTLDPALLRPGRLDRKIEFPLPDRRQKRLIFSTITGRMNLSEDVDLEDYVARPDRISGADINAICQEAGMHAVRENRYIVLAKDFEKAYKNNVKKDESDHEFYK is encoded by the exons ATGGAGGAGATCGGCATCACCGCGGCCTCGGAGAAA GTGGAGGAGATAGCCGAGGTGAAGGGCCCAGTGGTTGGGGGCCTGACGGTGGTGAATGATGAGTCAACCCGTGATGACTACAACATGTACAAGCGGCTCCTGCAGAACCTGGAGTACCTGAGGGTGCAGGAGGACTACATCAAGGACGAGCTGCACAACCTGAAGAAGGAGTACAGGCATGCGCAGGAAGAG GTGAAGAGAATCCAGAGTGTGCCGCTGGTGATTGGTCAGTTCCTGGAGGCCGTGGACCAAAACACAGGCATCGTCgggtccaccacaggctcaaactACTATGTGCGCATCCTCTCCACCATTGACCGAGAGCTGCTCAAGCCCTCGGCCTCTGTGGCACTGCACAAACACAGCAATGCCCTGGTCGATGTGCTGCCCCCGGAGGCTGACTCCTCCATCTCCATGCTGCAG GCTGATGAGAAGCCTGACGTAGCCTACTCAGACATCGGTGGGCTGGACATGCAGAAGCAGGAAATCAAGGAGGCCGTGGAGCTGCCCCTGACCCACTTTGACCTGTACAAGCAGATCGGCATTGACCCCCCAAGAGGCGTGTTGATGTTCGGGCCCCCAGGCTGCGGCAAGACCATGCTGGCCAAGGCCGTCGCccaccacaccaccgcctccttcatcAGGGTGGTGGGGTCTGAGTTTGTGCAGAAGTATCTTGGTGAGGGGCCACGCATGGTGAGGGATGTGTTTAGGCTGGCCAGGGAGAATGCACCGGCCATCATATTCATTGACGAGATCGATGCCATTGCCACCAAGCGCTTCGACGCACAGACTGGCGCTGACAGGGAGGTGCAGCGTATCTTGCTGGAGCTGCTGAACCAGATGGACGGCTTTGATCAGACCACTAATGTCAAG GTGATCATGGCCACCAACAGGGCTGACACACTTGATCCAGCTCTCCTGCGACCAGGGCGACTCGACCGCAAGATTGAATTTCCCTTACCAGACCGAAGACAGAAGCGTCTCATCTTCTCGACCATCACCGGCCGCATGAACCTCAGTGAAGATGTTGACTTGGAAGACTATGTGGCTCGCCCTGACAGGATATCTGGTGCTGATATCAATGCAATCTGTCAGGAGGCGGGGATGCATGCCGTGCGGGAGAACAGGTACATCGTTCTGGCTAAGGACTTTGAGAAGGCCTACAAGAATAATGTGAAGAAGGACGAGTCTGATCACGAGTTCTACAAGTAA
- the LOC126985592 gene encoding microsomal glutathione S-transferase 3-like isoform X3, with protein sequence MVTIELQPEYGYCVLVAIGSSIMLVWKGIQVGKKRKELKIHYPTMYSQDNDLFNCYQRAHQNTLENYPTFLSLLLLGGLEHPIVSAIGGTVWCLGRIAYALGYYTGDPRKRIRGSFGYLGLFAMLYCTGRFATRLLGWF encoded by the exons ATGGTGACGATTGAGCTGCAGCCTGAGTATGGCTATTGTGTGTTGGTGGCCATCGGCTCCTCCATCATGTTGGTGTGGAAGGGCATTCAG GTGGGCAAAAAACGCAAAGAACTGAAGATCCACTACCCCACCATGTACAGTCAGGACAACGACCTCTTCAACTGCTACCAGCGGGCCCACCAGAACAC CCTTGAGAACTACCCGACCTTCCTGAGCCTGCTGCTGCTTGGGGGCCTGGAGCACCCCATCGTGAGTGCCATTGGCGGCACTGTCTGGTGTCTTGGACGCATCGCCTATGCTCTGGGCTACTACACCGGGG ATCCTCGCAAGCGCATAAGGGGTAGCTTCGGTTACCTGGGTCTCTTCGCAATGCTGTACTGCACTGGCCGCTTCGCCACACGCCTCCTGGGCTGGTTCTAA
- the LOC126985592 gene encoding gastrula zinc finger protein XlCGF7.1-like isoform X2, producing MASPERPEQSHSSDKPCGWASQECQEQSQSSDKAYDCTDCGKVFSKNSDLKRHVMIHTGERPYVCEVCGLGFIERVKLTFHTRHHTGERPFECSECHKTFIKKSDLKNHQKTHFGEKNFICNECGKAFLKNSDLKRHTRLHTGDRPFACILCSACFTESGKLKKHFMVHTGEKPVACSQCGKRFAQTSDLRRHNRVHTGERPYVCEVCHQNFSQRHIYKDHMKHHGVPPGPPMPRNYSRVQLPVQPPMTLPDVNLMANASNPSSGGSRANTRQSVRAGGSKSSDSGDSSSFLQVDVCVKDEVLHLGDDCQTCPPDLTS from the coding sequence ATGGCATCCCCAGAACGGCCAGAACAGTCTCACTCAAGTGATAAACCATGTGGATGGGCGTCACAAGAATGCCAAGAACAGTCACAGTCGAGTGACAAAGCATACGACTGCACAGACTGTGGCAAAGTGTTCTCTAAAAACAGTGACCTAAAAAGACATGTGATGATCCACACTGGGGAGAGGCCGTACGTGTGTGAGGTTTGTGGACTTGGCTTCATAGAAAGAGTAAAACTGACCTTCCACACACGCCACCACACGGGCGAGCGGCCCTTTGAGTGCTCAGAGTGCCACAAAACCTTTATAAAGAAAAGTGACCTGAAGAATCACCAAAAGACCCACTTTGGTGAAAAGAACTTCATCTGCAATGAGTGTGGAAAGGCGTTTCTTAAGAACAGTGACCTCAAGCGCCATACCAGACTGCACACTGGTGACCGGCCCTTCGCATGCATACTCTGCAGCGCCTGTTTCACCGAGAGCGGCAAGCTGAAAAAACACTTTATGGTTCACACCGGTGAGAAGCCCGTTGCCTGCAGCCAGTGTGGGAAGCGGTTTGCACAGACTTCAGACCTTCGCCGTCACAACCGAGTTCACACGGGAGAACGTCCCTACGTATGCGAGGTGTGCCACCAAAACTTCAGTCAGCGGCACATTTACAAAGACCACATGAAGCACCACGGAGTTCCACCAGGGCCGCCCATGCCCAGAAATTACAGCAGAGTACAGTTGCCTGTGCAGCCACCCATGACCTTGCCAGATGTCAACCTGATGGCAAATGCCAGCAACCCTTCCAGTGGTGGCAGCAGGGCAAACACTAGACAGAGTGTACGAGCGGGTGGCAGCAAGAGCAGTGACTCGGGAGACTCCTCATCCTTCCTgcaggtggatgtgtgtgtgaagGACGAGGTGCTGCACCTCGGTGATGACTGCCAGACGTGCCCTCCTGACCTGACCTCATGA
- the LOC126985592 gene encoding oocyte zinc finger protein XlCOF6.1-like isoform X1, protein MHRCLELRQVTLGITLKFTMASPERPEQSHSSDKPCGWASQECQEQSQSSDKAYDCTDCGKVFSKNSDLKRHVMIHTGERPYVCEVCGLGFIERVKLTFHTRHHTGERPFECSECHKTFIKKSDLKNHQKTHFGEKNFICNECGKAFLKNSDLKRHTRLHTGDRPFACILCSACFTESGKLKKHFMVHTGEKPVACSQCGKRFAQTSDLRRHNRVHTGERPYVCEVCHQNFSQRHIYKDHMKHHGVPPGPPMPRNYSRVQLPVQPPMTLPDVNLMANASNPSSGGSRANTRQSVRAGGSKSSDSGDSSSFLQVDVCVKDEVLHLGDDCQTCPPDLTS, encoded by the exons ATGCACCGCTGCCTA GAACTGCGACAAGTGACATTAGGAATAACACTCAAATTCACCATGGCATCCCCAGAACGGCCAGAACAGTCTCACTCAAGTGATAAACCATGTGGATGGGCGTCACAAGAATGCCAAGAACAGTCACAGTCGAGTGACAAAGCATACGACTGCACAGACTGTGGCAAAGTGTTCTCTAAAAACAGTGACCTAAAAAGACATGTGATGATCCACACTGGGGAGAGGCCGTACGTGTGTGAGGTTTGTGGACTTGGCTTCATAGAAAGAGTAAAACTGACCTTCCACACACGCCACCACACGGGCGAGCGGCCCTTTGAGTGCTCAGAGTGCCACAAAACCTTTATAAAGAAAAGTGACCTGAAGAATCACCAAAAGACCCACTTTGGTGAAAAGAACTTCATCTGCAATGAGTGTGGAAAGGCGTTTCTTAAGAACAGTGACCTCAAGCGCCATACCAGACTGCACACTGGTGACCGGCCCTTCGCATGCATACTCTGCAGCGCCTGTTTCACCGAGAGCGGCAAGCTGAAAAAACACTTTATGGTTCACACCGGTGAGAAGCCCGTTGCCTGCAGCCAGTGTGGGAAGCGGTTTGCACAGACTTCAGACCTTCGCCGTCACAACCGAGTTCACACGGGAGAACGTCCCTACGTATGCGAGGTGTGCCACCAAAACTTCAGTCAGCGGCACATTTACAAAGACCACATGAAGCACCACGGAGTTCCACCAGGGCCGCCCATGCCCAGAAATTACAGCAGAGTACAGTTGCCTGTGCAGCCACCCATGACCTTGCCAGATGTCAACCTGATGGCAAATGCCAGCAACCCTTCCAGTGGTGGCAGCAGGGCAAACACTAGACAGAGTGTACGAGCGGGTGGCAGCAAGAGCAGTGACTCGGGAGACTCCTCATCCTTCCTgcaggtggatgtgtgtgtgaagGACGAGGTGCTGCACCTCGGTGATGACTGCCAGACGTGCCCTCCTGACCTGACCTCATGA
- the LOC126985634 gene encoding 40S ribosomal protein S8: MGISRDHWHKRRATGGKRTQPRKKRKFELGRPAANTKLAPQRIHTVRTRGGNKKYRALRLDTGNFAWGSEGQTRKTRVVDVVYNASNNELVRTKTLVKNAIIVIDAAPFRQWYESHYALPLGRKKTTKLTDAEEAVLNKKRSKKTEKKYKERQRTAKVETALEDQFMTGRVLACISSRPGQSGRADGYILEGKELEFYLRKIKSKKSK; encoded by the exons ATGG gTATCTCGCGTGACCACTGGCATAAGCGGCGCGCCACTGGTGGCAAGCGCACCCAGCCTCGCAAGAAGAGGAAGTTTGAGCTTGGTCGCCCTGCTGCAAACACAAAG CTTGCACCCCAGAGGATCCACACTGTCCGCACGCGAGGTGGCAACAAGAAGTACCGTGCCCTTCGTCTGGACACTGGTAACTTTGCCTGGGGCTCTGAGG GCCAGACAAGGAAGACCCGTGTGGTGGATGTGGTGTACAATGCCAGTAACAACGAGCTGGTGCGTACCAAGACGTTGGTGAAGAATGCCATCATTGTGATCGACGCTGCTCCCTTCAGGCAGTGGTATGAGAGTCACTATGCTCTCCCCCTTGGCCGCAAGAAGACCACAAAGCTA ACTGATGCTGAGGAGGCTGTCCTTAATAAGAAGAGGTCCAAGAAGACCGAAAAGAAGTACAAGGAGCGTCAGCGAACAGCTAAGGTGGAGACTGCCCTGGAGGACCAGTTCATGACTGGCCGCGTGTTGG cCTGTATCTCCTCCCGCCCTGGGCAGAGTGGCCGTGCTGATGGCTACATCCTGGAGGGCAAGGAGCTGGAGTTCTACCTTAGGAAGATCAAGAGCAAGAAGAGTAAATAG